Sequence from the Myxocyprinus asiaticus isolate MX2 ecotype Aquarium Trade chromosome 44, UBuf_Myxa_2, whole genome shotgun sequence genome:
CTGTAGAGTTTATCTCGAGAGTCATCATCAAGGTAAGGCAGGGATTTAAACCTGGGGTCCAGGGCTGTGGCCATATCATGAAGATTAGAGTCAGTGTACCTCCTTGCCAGGTCATTTGAAATGGCTGCTTTGGcttctttgactgttgcactgtcCTGGTCTCCTGGTGCCGTGGATTTGAGAATCATCTCTTTCAGGGGAAGGATCATCGATATAGTGGGGGTTGTTTCACTGCTCATGAGAGTTGTCACTGTTTTCAGTGATTTGAGGACCTGAATCAGTTCTTCTGCCAGTTTCTGTTCACTGTCATTCAACATTGTTATGTTCTTGacagacaccttcagatctttgtcCAGTATGGCAGAATAGATGGCGGGCTGCTGTTCTGTGTATCTTTCGAACATGTCATGTATTGTATTCCACTGAGTTGTGACATCATAGATTAACTTGTGTCTGGGCAAGTTTAACATTTCCTGCTTCACAGTCAAAACATGGTGGGCTTTGGtgcttttgtgaaaaaaaagTCACTATTTTTATGACCCTCCCCAGGAGGTGGGACACCGTGTTGATTGACACTACTTTCTTGGCTGCGAGGTTTACAACATGCGCAAAGCAACATATCTGTGGCCCCAGCCCATCAGCTTCATGGATTgcattcacaatatttgcagcaTTATTTGTGGTTACTGGGAGTAACATGTTTGGCCTCCCCAGCTTCCACATATTCACTGCATTTATCAACTCTTCTGCCAAATGAGTGCTTGTATGACTTTCATACAGGGAATGGGTTTGGAGTACTGTGCTCTTCATTTCCCAATTTGATATGTTGTGAACAGTCACAGTGAGGTAACACTCTGTTGCCTGTGAGGTCCAACTATCTGTAGTCAGAGCAAGGCTCTGTGCTTTAGCCAATTCGTCTACGATACTGTTGCGTGTCTTTTCATAGAGGTCGGGTATTACCTCGGCGCTGAAAAATGTGTGAGACGGTACTTTGTAACGCGGATCGAGCGCTTTCATTAGGTGGCGAAAGCCCACATTTCCAATCACCAAAAACGGCTACAAATATTTGGCAAGAACACCCCCACTgcctttgttatttttttgtgtttctcaGAACCAGTTGAGTATGTATGCTGGAAGGAATCAGAGAGGGACTGTTGCTTTTTGGATGACTGTATTACCTGCTCTACTGTCCTGCTTTCAGACAGTGATATCGCTGggtgatggcgccgcagatgatGGAATTGTTGGAAGTGTTTCCATTTGAGTAGGCGACACGTGTAAAACAATGCTTGCACACAGTCATTTTTTtgtttaccatttttttttcttcctctgcGTTATCCTCAATGGCAAAACCGAAATGTCCCAACACCACAGATTTGAAAGACGGTGGTGCTTCCTCGTACTGCAGCCTCACTTCACTGCTAAAGTTTTAAATCTGACACCAGCATTGCAAGCATGGTTAAGCACCCCCTAACTTTAGTGCATAGTGATTGGATATTTACTTGCGGGGAGGCATTTCCTCATCACAGCACTTAGACTCATGGGTACACTCAAACAGAGCCAATTCGGAGAGAAATAAAACGCACAGAAATTATTTAACGCGAAACCGAAAAAAACGCAGTTCACAAGCGCGTATTGAACCGTGGATGTCGTACCGAATGGTTCAATATTATATCGAGAATTGTGGCATCCCTAATTACAAGGCTTTTTGACGGAGAGCCAGATCATCTTGTACCATCTTCATCCGCACATCTGGTGGATTGTGACCCATTCCTGATGGCTAGCAGAATGATTCGCCAGTCATTTCAGGCGGCAGTGTTGAAACAGCTGTTGTACAGATTTCAGACTGTCCAGATTTTGATTTGCGTCAGAAAATTATGCTGGTATGTATTCTGCATTTTGAGATTTAGTGTTTCAGTGGTTTATGAAACAGTATTAATTGGTCAAAATTGCTTATTATTTGATAatcattaatataattaataaatcagaATTTTTCTTAAGCCACCTATATAATAATGTGACTTTCAGCTTGAAGGGGACTCTGAACTAACACCTGAGAAGGTGAGCATTGATGATTTGCGTTTCTCATGGGATCTTCCTTCAGTGACCAGTGTCAATCAACGATGGCTCTTTGAGAGTCTTCTACATCATGCTGTACTATGCACTCAGACAAACCTGTTGAACATTCTTGACTCCTCTtaaccatttgatgcatttttCGAACACAATGCTGTGGCCACTATTTTGTCATCGTCCAGATGTGCTTCCAGTCATTTTTCCACACAAGTTAAATGATGTGTTGACCCCAGATGTACATAATTTTGCTAATCTCAATTAAGTTGAATTCTGGATTTCAGAGAATGAAAGACTTAACAAAACAGTACTCGAGGTggcttgcatgtttgtttgtttgttttgtttttttatctgtagTGTGTCCTAACCTGCATCAGCTGGCCTGCCATGGTGGGAGCCAAGGACTCTGGTGATGAAGAATGCTCTTTGGAAGATAAGAGCCGGGTTGCTGGCTACCTTCGTCAATTCATTAAAAATGGTACAGGATTTCTTTCAATGAGTGATTGATAGTTAATAGACTCATGCATATACACAAATTTTGAAGTGCCTCTACCTTTTCACAGCATCCAGCCCTGAGCTGAAGGCTCTAATCAAGTTTTGGGTGGGTTGGGAGGTTCCTACTGCTTCCCTCACACTGGAGGTAACTGTAACCTCCCAAAGGCATCGACATGTTTTGAGACCTTGCGTCTTCCAGCACGATATCGAGACTTCCCAACATTTCAGAAAGAATTGCCTGCATCAATTCAGTGGATACAGAATTTGGCCTAGTGTAATTCTGTGGGTTCAAACTTGTATTTCTTGTTTTCCTAAATCAATATCTAATTTTGAGTTGATGGATATTGAGGTGGGCCTGTTGACAAAATTTCAGTGTATTTTTGTTTGaaacactgtatattttttttctatttacttGTGCAGTCAGACTCTTCAGCATTTATGTTTGGTTTATTagaatacatgtttaaaatatatacaatggTTGATGTGGCTGAAAAGAGTACAACTGTTTGGTTTACTTGAAGAAATGTTTCAGTTATACAGTGGTTCAAAAGAATACTGAGAGAACTGTTTGCCCAGTATGTGTTGTATGTACTGAGTAGTTGCGAAGTAGATATCGGTGCCGTAGGACTCTGAGGGTCCCATTGGATCAGTGGCCTCTTTTTGTGCTGCTAGTTCTTCTGGGCTCAATGGGTTTTCAGCTGTGGGAACATTGACTCCTTGTTGTGGGTCATTAAGCAGGTCACAGTCTTCCCAGTCAAGCTGTTCAAGGTACAATTcctaaaacagaaaaataaaaccgattaattattattttgcataaaatCACATATGCTTATGTCAGATAACTGTGACATTGTTTGCTCCTGTATAACATACACATTATGGCTATAAtaaattacatgctttctttataaaaacaaattatgtaaTGGTGCTAATCTAACTTAAAGCTTAACAAATTTTGACTGGGTCAGCTGCTACAAACAAAAAGCAAACGGCAAAACTTATAGTGTGATGAATTCCAATGCAGGTGcaaattaattatgtaaatgCCTGTAATCCCTGCAAAtaaattatgtacatttttgCCTTTATCTTAAAACAGTACAAGATCAATTGTAACAATTGAGATTCATTGTGTTTGATGAGGAAGTTTTGCACTCTCATACCTCAGCATTTTCAGGCTCTGCCACTGCATGCTGAATGTTTCCCATCTCCCATTGCTGACTGGGTGTCAAGTTTCCCTCATCCATCACAAAATGTGTCCAGGCTAACTTGTAATCTGGGTAGGAAAACATAATGGCAACTAAAAAGGTGTACATGGCTAGACAGGTCAAGGAACCCATCTTCCAGTAAGTGCAGCACACTGTAGTAAATGTTTGTGACAGCACACCACACGTATTTCCACAGCTTCTCAATTCTGAAAAGTATAAGATACatttcattaataatttaatttaaaataattacattttcatacATACTGTTTGGTGCAGATACAGAATTACATtttacaaaccaaacaaaagtaaaactCCTACAAACAACTACAGCCACAACAACGAGGAAGATCATCTTACTGTACCCCGCATGGTGAACATCAAGCATGTTATAGCAACATTCTCAATGCTATGGTCACCTCTTACtctgaaaaataattattaacaGTGTGCtaataacaaaaatgtataagTGAATAAATGCAGCATTTAGAGCATTTTCCCTTCCTTTTGTATTATCTAGATTCATATCTTAACATGCATGTACACTTTATTCATACACCCTATCAAAACCTCAGATAACTGTAACACAGAAAACACTTCAGATCAGTACTGCTATGCTAGGAGCAACAGCAGAATTTGTAGGGTTAGCAGGGAAAACTGAACTACCTCATACATTGCTATAGTATACAAGTGTAAGTGTTCCTCTAAACTTCAACATTAAATGAATAGTTgactgtaacagggttaaaatgggcaaggagacaggaaccggctgaacaatcaaagtaatatttaatttaaacaaaaagacacaaaacacatacacacatggcaactgcgtgtggctctctctctcccgaactgttgcatccggctgcatttatccctctcctcggctgattagccagaTTGGACTATGCgtgcccggccccgccctcctcctcgtcacactcctccctccattgcctcaggccagggaactCCTGGCATGACGTACCCCCTCCCCTTtctggtggggtgggggggggttgccCATCTGGCTGCGCCTCtggagctggggagggggacaaggggagggaagaaaaaaaaaagaggaggagaGGGAAAGTGCGAAGTGGAGCGACAgtgacagagagaggagagagagagagaaaaaaaattgctcgccagttcccagacacaccgtcgcctgatcctcgaccactcctccaccctctagcggacgacagctgctcctccccaggtggacagcagcaagtcctccaacccctggtggatggaacgcccctccacgttctggcggccggtagtgagcccctctgcccctggcagcggctccaccactccaCCACTCCTTAGCACATAGCAGGCAGAATGCTCAAACGAATGAGAGGCAGGCAGTCAGAACGCTCAAATGAACGAGAGGCAGGCAGGCAGAACGCTCAAACGAACGAGAGGCAGGCAGAACGAATGAACAAGAGGCAGGCAGAACGAACAAACAAACGAGAGTCAGGCAggcagaacaaacaaacaaacgagaGGCAGGCAGGCAGAACGAACGAATGAACGAGAGGCAGGCAGGCAGAACGCTCAAACGAACGAGAGGCAGGCAGTCAGAACGCTCAAATGAACGAGAGGCAGGCAGAACGAATGAACAAGAGGCAGGTAGAACAAACAAACGAGAGGCAGGCAGGCAGAATGAACGAATGACCGAGAGGCAGGCAGAATGCTCAACCAAACAAGAAGCAGACAGGCAGAACGCTCAAACGAACGAGAGGCAGGCAGGCAGAATGCTCAAACGAACGAGAGGCAGGCAGTCAGAATGCTCAAACGAACGAGAGGCAGGCAGGCAGAACGCTCAAACGAACGAGAGGCAGGCAGGCAGAATGCTCAAATGAACGAGAGGCAGGCAGTCAGAACGCTCAAATGTACGAGAGGCAGGCAGGCAGAACGCTCAAACGAACGAGAGGCAGGCAGAACGAATGAACAAGAGGCAGGTAGAACGAACAAACAAACGAGAGTCAGGCAGGCAGAACAAATAAACAAACGAGAGGCAGGCAGGCAGAACGAACGAACGAACGAGAGGCAGGCAGGCAGAACGAACGAACGAACGAGAGGCAGGCAGGCAGAACGCTCGAACAAACGAAAGGCAGGCAGGCAGAACGCTCGAACGAACGAGAGGCAGGCAGGCAGAACGCTCGAACGAACGAGAGGCAGGCAGACAGAACGCTCAAACGAACGAAAGGCAGGCAGGCAGAACGCTCGAACGTAAGGCAGGCAGGCAGAATGAACGAATGAACGAGAGGCAGGCAGGCAGAACGAACGAGAGGCAGGCAGGCAGAATGAACGAACGAACGAACGAGAGGCAGGCAGGCAGAACGAACGAACGAACGAGAGGCAGGCAGGCAGAACAAACAAACGAACGAGAGGCAGGCAGGCAGAACGAACAAACGAATGAGAGGCAGGCAGGCAGAACGAACAAACGAACGAGAGTCAGGCAGGCAGAACGCTCGAACGAATGAGAGGCAGGCAGACAGAACGCTCGAACGAACGAAAGGCAGGCAGAACGAATGAACAAGAGGCAGGTAGAATGAACAAACGAACAAGAGTCAGGCAggcagaacaaacaaacaaacgagaGGCAGGCAGGTAGAATGAACAAACGAACGAGAGGCAGGCAGGCAGAACGAACAAACGAACGAGAGGCAGGCAGAACGAACGAACGA
This genomic interval carries:
- the LOC127434211 gene encoding octapeptide-repeat protein T2-like; translation: MNERQAVRTLKCTRGRQAERSNEREAGRTNEQEAGRTNKQTRVRQAEQINKREAGRQNERTNERQAGRTNERTRGRQAERSNKRKAGRQNARTNERQAGRTLERTRGRQTERSNERKAGRQNART